In Halictus rubicundus isolate RS-2024b chromosome 1, iyHalRubi1_principal, whole genome shotgun sequence, the sequence aatcaatttttcaggagTTTGCAGAACATTGACTGAACATTGACTTGAACATTTGATTGCTAGCTGCTGAATAGCGGGGACAATGGCGAGTTACTTGGAACTTTTCTACGGTGTTGCTTTACTACTTATCGCTTTCTATTATTACCGTGTGTACAAATTTCGTTTCTGGAGAAAACGTGGCGTAGCTGGACCAAAACCTCACCCGATTTTCGGCAATCTCTTGGATCTAACCCTTGCAAGAGTAACTAGAGCAGACGTAGTAGAGAACATTCGTAAGAAATACAAACATGAACCTGTGGTTGGATTATTCGAAGGACTGTCACCTATTCTTGTTCTACATGATCCAGATATTATAAAGAACGTCCTAATCAGGGACTTCTCCTCCTTTGAAGAACGTTCAGATAGGGTTCACGAACGGGTATGTATAACACCAGACAagtgtaaatgaaattttattcaattacaTTCAATAGTATTCAATGTAATTAATTTTAGATATGAGATTGAAATATACTCGCAATGATGTATTTGATCTTTTTTTACTGAGCCCTAACATTTTATTCAGTTATTCATTTCCCCTTCAAATACATGAAAATGTATCAAATAATCTTGCATTGCTAAAAATATAACTTATAATAAATACACTGTATAGATACATGAATCTACTTGTACCAGAAGCTCCGCCATGAATAGCACTATCAAACGAATTCTAACGTTTTTTGTGTTATGGTAAACAAAAAGTGATTCCGAAACTGTTGATTCTAATTCTAAAAATACTGAACGcgaattagaaaattttttcagcatcgtcaatttttaagaaatttgaaTGATTGATTTAAATTATCATTTGGTAATGCTAATAAAAGAGAGTAACTACATTTACTGTTGAATGAAATAGTATCGAATAAGACAATCCAGTAATTCAATTCTTACTTGAGTTTTCTTACTGGAACATAGCAAACGATTTAAcacaaaatatttagaatagaaTCATTGAGTGATGCTACTTTTACGGCGATTTAACTAAACAATATTTACCTGACAAAATGATTTCCTAAAATGTTTACAGACTGAACCCATGTCCctgaatttatttcaattagACGCAACTAGATGGCGACAGCTAAGACCGAAAATAAGTCCGGTTTTTACATCAGGAAAACTGAGAAACATGTTCGGACTTGCAGTGGAATGTTCAAAAAACTTAGAagcaaatttaaataaattagttgCAACAGAAGAACCAATCGAAGTTAAACAAATGTTCTCACGCTTTACAATGGACGTGATTGGTAGTTGCGCCTTCGGAATTGATATGAGCGGTGATGGCGAAAAGGAATCGGAGTTTCGTCGAATGGGCAACCGTATTTTCGATTCATCCATTGAAACCACTTTACGATTAAAAACAAGACAGTTCTGGCCGGAATTGTACGATTTACTTGGATATGTAGTGCCTGAAAAGACGTTAGCTACTTTCTTCACGAAAACTGTCATGGACATGATTAAGTATAGGAAGGAGCACAGCATCTATAGACCTGATTTCCTTAACGCGCTCATAGAATTTAGAAACCATCCAGAATGGTTCAAAGGCATAGGTAAGTTACTTATTGTCCATAAAACTATGTTTACAAGACTAATCTACGATATACAGTAATGCACGGTTAAATGGTACAATCAAATGGCTCAAATTAAACTGCCTATGAATCATTCGATagaccgggagggtagttatggaGCAAATTATGGGAATATTTTGGTCAGCTTATCCAAAATGGAGCCCCTCCGCCTCGATGGCGGTCGGCAGCCAGGACCCGCGCGATTTAGGAAACCACTTTTCATGGCGACTTTATGCGATTACGGCTAACGTAACAGTGACAAGATAATTTTGGCAGCTCGGTAACCCTAAAGcgaaaaaacgaaaaatgtGCGATAATGAAATAAAGGTGCGATACTGTCGCTTCCCACGGCCGGACCTTATGGGATTGCGGTTTTCCTAAAGGTCGGATTTCCTAAGCGCGTCTGGACCCAGCGTTTTGAGATTCTGAGGCCTTTTATACTCCATTCGTCAAACTTTGTCAGACGCGATCGCATGCTATTGCAAATTACTGTTGTTACTacttaaagaagaagaagaagatgacgagattcttttaagaatttttatgaaaaaacgaCGAAcacaaatagaaaatatatgtgAAAATCAAAATGAAGAAGGTCACTACAACAAATTACTAGGGAACTATATACCGAGTGATGGAAGAATAGCtagagaatttttttagaatgaATACTCTAAAATAGTCTTTGGAAGTTATAAACATGTACGCTTCTGGAAGTTACCCCAGACCCTGGGGTCTGGCTTTTAACTCAATGACGATAATTAGCGTGTCATTAACCTTTAGATACCATACAGGACACAGGTAGGTTCGCTAAGTGCGCGACCACCCCTGGACTCAGAGCATCTTGAAGCCGCTTTCTTCGCATTAGTTTTCGAATCGTGTGTACTAAATTCCTCGAAAATAATGGATTTTTTCGCCGGATAATAG encodes:
- the LOC143353488 gene encoding putative cytochrome P450 6a14, with amino-acid sequence MASYLELFYGVALLLIAFYYYRVYKFRFWRKRGVAGPKPHPIFGNLLDLTLARVTRADVVENIRKKYKHEPVVGLFEGLSPILVLHDPDIIKNVLIRDFSSFEERSDRVHERTEPMSLNLFQLDATRWRQLRPKISPVFTSGKLRNMFGLAVECSKNLEANLNKLVATEEPIEVKQMFSRFTMDVIGSCAFGIDMSGDGEKESEFRRMGNRIFDSSIETTLRLKTRQFWPELYDLLGYVVPEKTLATFFTKTVMDMIKYRKEHSIYRPDFLNALIEFRNHPEWFKGIELTDTLLTAQAFTFFAAGSDTSSTAMSWALCELAQNHDVQDKLHEEMKAYHAKYGDTFTVESLKELKYLDKVFKETLRKFPAGVTIERKTTSEYTFDTLKFTIPKLINIWIPVFAIHRDPEIYPDPEKFDPERFNKEEVLARHPMHYIPFGDGPRNCVGSRFAELQVKLGLVKVLRNHKVDVCKQTPIPYEYDAGAFTLQSKNPIYLKITKI